Part of the Streptomyces sp. NBC_01264 genome, GGCCGTGGCTGTGGCTGTGGCCGCCGGCCAGGCGCATGGGGAGCAGGACGTTCTGCTCGACGGTGAGGGAGGGGAGGAGGTTGAAGGCCTGGAAGACGAAGCCGAGGCGGCTGCGGCGGAGTTCGGTGAGCTGGTTCTCGTCCATGCCGGTGATCTCGGTGCCGCCCAGGCGGACGGAGCCCTCGGTGGGGAGGTCCAGGCCGGCGGCGCACCGGAGGAACGTGGACTTCCCGGAGCCGGAGGGGCCCATCACCGCGGTGAAGCTGCCGTGGGGGAGGGCGAGGTCGATGCCGCGCAGGGCGTGGACCGCGGTGTTGCCGCGGCCGTACTGACGGCGGACCGAGCGGAGCTCGACGGCGGGGGTGGGGGTGGCGTGGGCCGCCGACCCGGGGTGGCCCGGGTTGCCCAGGTGGCCCGGGTTGCCGGGGTGGCCCGGCTGGCCCAGGTGGCCGGGGTGGCCCAGGTGGCCCGGCTGACCCGGGTTGCCGGGGTGGCCCAGGTGGCCCGGCTGGCCCGGGTTGCCGGGGTGGCCCGGGTTGCCGGGGTGGCCCGGGTGGCCCAGGTGGCCCAGGTGGCCCGGGTGGCCGGGGCCCAGGGAGCCCGGCTGGCCCAGGTGGCTCGGGTTGCCGGGGTGGCCCAGGTAGCCCGCGTGGTCTTGCTGGCCTGTGTGGCCCGGCTGGCCGGCCTGCTGGGCGTGCTGCTCGGCCTGTCGCTTGCTGCGCCGGAGCTCCATGGTGTGCCGCCTTCCGTGCCGGTCGAGCACCTGGTGGTGATCGTGTCTCCGACGCTACGGAGGGTGGGGTGGTCGTGACCATGACGGGAGCGGGTGGACCCGTGGTGGGGGTAACCCGACCATCGGCCCGGGGGATCGGGCGGGTCCGAACCGGAGGCCCGGCGATGCGCGGCCCGGCCACGGCTGCGGGTGTGCCGCTGCGCGGGGCGGAGTCCCCTACCCGCCCTTCCATCGTTCCCCGAGCTCTGCCCGGACCCCGGTCCTCAAACGCCGGACGGGCTGAAAAGCGGGGCCCCGGGCTGCACCCGAACCCCCTGGGGCTCCGCCCCCGGGAACGGCGCCGCACCCGGCAGGGGTCCGGGCGGAGCCCGGGGAACGGGCGAAGGGTGGGTACGGGACCTCGCCCCGCAGGGCCGACCCAGCCGCACCCGCCCACCCGCCCCGCGCCGGGACGGCAGTGGCCGCAGCGCCGACCGACCCGCCACCGCCGGACGGAGTCCGGCGCAGCGCCACGAAGCCCGCGCAGCGGTGCGAGCGGCGCGTCAAGAAGGTGCCCGGCGCAGCGAGGCGAAGCCCGCGCAGCGGTGCGAGCGGCGCGTCAAGAAGGCGTGCGGCTAGTGGGGGGCTCGGCGGATCAGGAGGAGGGCTCTGTCGTCGTTGACGTCCTTGGCGACCTTTTCGATCAGGTGCCAGGTCGCGCCCTCCCAGCCCGCGCCGACGTAGCGGTCGGCCTCGCCCGTGAGGCGGTCGATGCCCTCGCTGATGTCGCGGTCGGCCGTTTCGACCAGGCCGTCGGTGAAGAGCATCAGGACGTCGCCGGGGCGGAGGTTGCCGCGGGCGGGGATGAAGTCGGCACCGTCGTAGACGCCGAGGAGCGGGCCCTCGCCGGTCTTCTCCTGCCAGCGGCCGGTGCCCGCGGAGAGCTGGAGGGCGGGCAGGTGGCCGGCGGAGAGGAGTTCGTAGTCGCCGGTCTCTAGGTCCAGGACGAGGTGGATGGAGGTGGCGAAGCCCTCGTCCCAGTCCTGGCGGAGCAGGTAGCCGTTGGCGGCCGGGAGGAAGTCCTGGGGCGGGAGGGCGCCCAGGAGGCCGCCGAAGGCGCCGGAGAGGAGGAGGGCGCGGGAGCCCGCTTCCATGCCCTTGCCCGAGACGTCGGTGAGGACGATCTCCAGGGTGCGGCCGCCGTTGGTGCGGGCGGCGACGACGAAGTCACCGGAGAAGGACTGGCCGCCCGCCGGGCGCAGGGCCATCTCCCGGTGCCAGCCGCGCGGCAGGGAGGGCAGTTTGCTCTGGACCCGGATGCGTTCGCGCAGGTCGAAGAGCATGGTGCCGCCGCGCCGCCAGGGCACGCCCACGCGGCTGCGGAACTGGGCGATGACCAGGCCGAAGAACCCGCAGGCCGCGACGACGAGGACGGTGCCGGGGGTGACCCGCGCCGGGCCCTGGGTGTAGGGGCCGAGGACGAGGGCCTCGACGATGAGCGCCGCCGCGGAGGCCGCGTACAGGGCGAGGAGGCTGGCGGGGCGCAGGAGCAGGCCGCCGGCCACGATCGGCAGGACGAGGGCGGCCGGCGAGAACCAGACGGGCAGCATCAGCGTGCCGCAGGCGATGGCCGGGATGGTCAGGAGGAGGCCGCCGAAGGCCAGCCAGTCGGAGGCGTCGCCGCGGAAGTAGTCGACGGCGGATTTGCGCAGCGCCGTGCGCGCCCGGTGCCACATCATGCGGGACCGGGCCAGGAGGGACTCCACGTGTGCTCCGGCCATTGCTTCGGGACCCTATCCATCCTGGCTGTGCGCGCGCAGGGGTACCCCCTGAGATGGGTCCATCGGCGACCGAAAAGAGATCGACCGGGACGGATTGCCCTGATAGGGATGGCCGTATGCCTCTTGAGACGCGCGTATTGCAGCCGGATGAGTGGGATGTCTGGTACGACCAGCTGGAACTGGCGTTCGGTGGGGTGCCCGAATCCCCCGAGGAGCGGGAGCTCTACCGGTCGCTGACGGAGACCGAGCGTTCCCTCGGCGTCTGGGACGGCGGGACCTGTGTCGCCACGGCGGGGGCCTTCTCCTTCCGGCTCTCCGTGCCGGGCGGGTCGCTCGTCCCGGCCGCCGGGGTCACGATGGTGGGCGTCTCCCCCACCCACCGCAGGCAGGGCGTGCTCACCTCCCTGATGCGGCGCCAATTGGACGACGTCCGGGCGGGTGGCGAACCGATCGCCGTGCTGACGGCGTCGGATCCGGCCATCTACGGGCGCTTCGGCTACGGCACCGCCGCGTACTCGATGTCCGTGGAGATCGACAAGACCCGCGTACGGCTCTCCGTGCCGCCGGGCACCGACGGCGTACGGCTGCG contains:
- a CDS encoding PP2C family protein-serine/threonine phosphatase, whose amino-acid sequence is MAGAHVESLLARSRMMWHRARTALRKSAVDYFRGDASDWLAFGGLLLTIPAIACGTLMLPVWFSPAALVLPIVAGGLLLRPASLLALYAASAAALIVEALVLGPYTQGPARVTPGTVLVVAACGFFGLVIAQFRSRVGVPWRRGGTMLFDLRERIRVQSKLPSLPRGWHREMALRPAGGQSFSGDFVVAARTNGGRTLEIVLTDVSGKGMEAGSRALLLSGAFGGLLGALPPQDFLPAANGYLLRQDWDEGFATSIHLVLDLETGDYELLSAGHLPALQLSAGTGRWQEKTGEGPLLGVYDGADFIPARGNLRPGDVLMLFTDGLVETADRDISEGIDRLTGEADRYVGAGWEGATWHLIEKVAKDVNDDRALLLIRRAPH